From Pseudomonas sp. stari2, a single genomic window includes:
- a CDS encoding glycosyltransferase, giving the protein MKKILHVAETIKGGVATVIRTISASPDDEQANYELVYLVPQDQEKELHGIAPQQIRTFERTGRNVPSLLRFAWRLMQVMLKEKPDVVHLHSTFSGVIGRCVCVLLRPWRKPKIVYCPHAFSFLMESSPIKQKVYAWIERVLQKVTDTIICVSQYELDKAAAFGIERKRMRLIYNGIHPKDDARKAEDPQPIHLLFVGRLDYQKGFDVLLKAYAKAGRNDLKLTVVGSAVNEATVECPPMDGVQYLPWVTPAEVNALYQQADALIVPSRWEGFAMVPLEGMALGLPVIASDCTSLPELVTHGVSGYVFPTGDHHALADRLKQIQKPALSVLGLEGRRIVRERFSAALMIRQTYDVYSAPSY; this is encoded by the coding sequence GTGAAAAAAATACTGCACGTGGCTGAAACGATAAAAGGTGGCGTCGCGACGGTGATCCGCACGATTTCGGCGTCCCCGGACGATGAGCAAGCCAACTACGAGCTGGTGTATCTGGTGCCGCAGGATCAGGAAAAGGAACTGCACGGCATCGCCCCGCAGCAGATCCGCACCTTCGAGCGAACCGGGCGCAATGTGCCGTCGTTGCTTCGTTTTGCCTGGCGACTGATGCAAGTGATGCTCAAGGAAAAACCTGATGTGGTGCACCTGCACAGCACGTTTTCCGGGGTGATCGGCCGTTGCGTGTGCGTGCTTCTGCGGCCGTGGCGCAAACCGAAAATCGTCTATTGCCCGCACGCCTTTTCGTTCCTGATGGAAAGCTCGCCGATCAAGCAGAAAGTCTATGCGTGGATCGAGCGCGTGCTGCAGAAGGTCACCGATACGATCATTTGCGTCAGCCAGTACGAGTTGGACAAAGCCGCAGCGTTTGGCATCGAGCGCAAGCGCATGCGCCTGATCTACAACGGCATACACCCCAAGGATGACGCGCGCAAAGCCGAGGATCCACAGCCGATTCATCTGCTCTTCGTCGGCCGGCTCGACTATCAAAAAGGCTTCGACGTGCTGCTCAAGGCCTACGCCAAGGCCGGACGCAACGACCTGAAACTGACGGTGGTCGGCAGTGCGGTCAACGAGGCGACGGTCGAGTGCCCGCCAATGGACGGTGTTCAGTACTTGCCGTGGGTCACGCCCGCCGAGGTCAACGCGCTGTATCAACAGGCCGATGCGCTGATTGTTCCGAGTCGCTGGGAAGGCTTCGCCATGGTGCCTCTGGAAGGCATGGCGCTGGGCTTGCCGGTGATCGCCAGCGACTGCACCTCGCTGCCTGAACTGGTCACCCATGGGGTGTCCGGCTACGTGTTCCCCACCGGTGACCACCACGCATTGGCCGATCGCCTGAAGCAGATCCAGAAACCCGCGTTGTCGGTCCTTGGCCTTGAAGGTCGGCGCATCGTCCGCGAGCGCTTCAGCGCCGCGTTGATGATCCGCCAGACCTACGACGTGTATTCCGCTCCCTCTTATTAA
- a CDS encoding polysaccharide biosynthesis tyrosine autokinase, with protein sequence MQLPSVVGTRDNDQDSIDLLGIFGSLLDQKWLIGAFTGAFMMTGVAYAILATPVYLANALVQVEPKKNDMLGFSDLNSMLGGQSPSVTEIGIIKSRAVIGKTVDDLRLDIDVTPNTFPVIGGFLSRRYRGETELSVAPPRFGLSSYAWGGERLEFARLELPKELLGKKLSLIAGEQHRFQLFDDNDNLLAEGTAGEAFAQDGVEGQITQLLANPGTRFEVVRYPRIVTIQGYQDALDISEQGKESGIIRLALASTDAAEAVKILNKIASLYVDQNVRRTSAEAAQSLAFLQSQLPQVKRDLAKASDALNAYQTRGKTVNISLETQSVLGQSVALETRISELKMQQAEMDRKFTRQHPAYRALMTQIGELTQQQKSLEGKVGDLPATQQELLNLTRDVEVASQIYTQLLNKSQELDIIRAGAVGNVRLVDSADVDLTSPVKPKKALIVLIATFLGAFVGVALVLLRKSLSKGLEGPEAIEQLGLPVYASIPYSALQKEEDTKKVRAKVTADTPAYLLALRNPTDLSIESIRSLRTCLHFAALDSTNNRIMISGPSPQVGKTFVSSNLAAVMAQSGQRVVLIDADMRKGHLHKTLNTPITNGLSDLLVKRCTLEQAINKVEVDNLHFISRGQVPPNPSELLMHANFRDLLAELSKRYDVVIIDTPPLLAVTDAAIVGREAGISLIVARFGVNPAKEIELTIRRFAQNGIELKGAVFNGVEKRAASYYGNGSYGYYNYEYASDKS encoded by the coding sequence ATGCAGTTACCGTCAGTAGTCGGCACCCGTGACAACGATCAAGACAGTATTGATCTACTCGGCATATTTGGCAGTTTGCTCGATCAGAAATGGTTGATCGGCGCTTTCACCGGCGCGTTCATGATGACCGGCGTCGCCTATGCGATTCTGGCCACGCCGGTGTATCTGGCCAACGCGCTGGTACAGGTCGAGCCGAAGAAGAATGACATGCTCGGCTTCTCCGACCTCAACAGCATGCTGGGTGGTCAGTCGCCGTCCGTGACCGAGATCGGCATCATCAAATCCCGCGCGGTGATCGGCAAGACCGTCGACGATCTGCGCCTGGACATCGACGTCACCCCCAATACTTTCCCGGTGATTGGCGGTTTTCTCTCCCGCCGCTATCGCGGTGAAACCGAACTCAGCGTCGCGCCGCCACGTTTCGGGCTGAGCAGCTACGCTTGGGGCGGTGAACGGTTGGAGTTCGCCCGGCTCGAGTTGCCCAAGGAGCTGCTGGGCAAGAAACTCAGCCTGATCGCCGGCGAGCAGCATCGCTTTCAGTTGTTCGACGACAACGACAATCTGCTGGCAGAAGGCACTGCTGGTGAAGCCTTCGCACAGGATGGCGTAGAAGGGCAGATCACGCAGCTGTTGGCCAACCCCGGCACCCGGTTTGAAGTGGTGCGCTACCCACGGATCGTGACTATTCAGGGGTATCAGGACGCGCTGGATATTTCCGAACAGGGCAAGGAGTCGGGGATCATCCGCCTGGCCCTGGCCAGCACCGACGCTGCTGAAGCAGTGAAGATCCTCAACAAGATCGCCTCGCTGTACGTGGACCAGAACGTACGCCGCACCTCGGCCGAAGCGGCGCAGAGCCTGGCCTTCCTGCAAAGTCAGTTGCCGCAGGTCAAACGCGACCTGGCCAAGGCCAGCGATGCGCTCAATGCCTACCAGACGCGCGGCAAGACCGTGAACATCTCCCTGGAAACCCAATCGGTGCTCGGCCAGTCCGTCGCCCTTGAAACGCGGATTTCCGAGCTGAAAATGCAGCAGGCGGAAATGGATCGCAAGTTCACCAGGCAGCATCCGGCCTATCGTGCACTGATGACCCAGATCGGTGAATTGACCCAGCAACAGAAGTCGCTGGAAGGCAAGGTTGGCGACCTGCCGGCTACGCAACAGGAACTGCTCAACCTGACCCGCGATGTTGAAGTGGCTTCGCAGATCTATACCCAGTTGCTGAACAAGTCCCAGGAACTGGACATCATCCGCGCCGGCGCCGTGGGCAACGTGCGTCTGGTGGACTCGGCGGATGTAGACCTGACCAGTCCGGTCAAACCAAAAAAAGCCCTGATCGTGCTGATTGCGACCTTCCTCGGCGCCTTTGTCGGTGTGGCCCTGGTGCTGTTGCGCAAATCCCTGAGCAAGGGCCTGGAGGGGCCGGAAGCCATCGAGCAACTCGGCTTGCCGGTCTACGCATCGATCCCTTACAGCGCCCTGCAAAAAGAAGAGGACACCAAGAAAGTCCGCGCCAAAGTCACGGCGGACACACCGGCGTATCTGCTGGCCCTGCGCAATCCGACGGACCTGTCCATCGAGTCGATCCGCAGCCTGCGTACCTGCCTGCATTTCGCGGCGCTGGACTCTACCAACAACCGCATCATGATTTCCGGCCCGAGCCCGCAGGTCGGCAAGACGTTCGTGTCTTCCAACCTCGCGGCGGTCATGGCCCAGAGCGGCCAGCGCGTGGTGCTGATCGATGCCGACATGCGCAAGGGGCATCTGCACAAGACGCTGAACACACCGATCACCAACGGTTTGTCGGATTTGCTGGTCAAGCGCTGCACCCTCGAACAGGCGATCAACAAGGTCGAAGTCGACAACCTGCACTTCATCAGCCGTGGCCAGGTGCCGCCCAATCCTTCCGAACTGCTGATGCACGCCAATTTCCGCGACCTGCTGGCGGAACTCAGCAAGCGCTACGACGTGGTGATCATCGACACACCGCCGCTGCTGGCGGTGACGGATGCGGCGATTGTCGGTCGCGAAGCAGGCATCAGCCTGATCGTCGCGCGATTCGGGGTGAACCCGGCCAAAGAGATCGAACTGACGATTCGTCGCTTCGCCCAGAACGGCATCGAGTTGAAAGGCGCGGTGTTCAACGGCGTCGAGAAGCGTGCGGCCAGTTACTACGGCAACGGCAGCTACGGCTATTACAACTACGAATATGCGTCCGACAAATCCTGA
- a CDS encoding low molecular weight protein-tyrosine-phosphatase has translation MFRKILVVCVGNICRSPTAELLLRNALAPSTITVTSAGLSARVGESMEATARKVLEDRGQCAEGFKARQLTADIVNESDLILVMEKEHVKQVLKIASHARGKVFLLGKWQNEREIQDPYRQGQAAFIHAHALIEDAVGSWAQRLGH, from the coding sequence TTGTTCAGAAAGATCCTTGTCGTCTGCGTCGGCAATATTTGCCGAAGTCCCACAGCAGAACTGTTGCTGCGCAACGCACTGGCGCCCTCGACGATCACCGTCACCTCCGCAGGCTTGTCCGCAAGGGTTGGTGAGTCCATGGAGGCAACAGCCCGCAAGGTGCTGGAAGACCGTGGGCAGTGCGCCGAAGGCTTCAAGGCGCGGCAACTGACAGCGGACATCGTCAATGAATCAGACCTGATTCTGGTGATGGAAAAAGAGCATGTAAAACAAGTACTGAAGATTGCCTCTCACGCCAGGGGCAAAGTGTTTCTTCTCGGCAAGTGGCAGAACGAACGAGAAATACAGGATCCGTATCGTCAAGGGCAGGCCGCTTTTATTCATGCCCATGCATTGATTGAAGATGCTGTTGGCTCATGGGCACAACGCCTCGGGCATTGA
- a CDS encoding glycosyl hydrolase family 5 has protein sequence MKSAHLIRLGALSLLMLSAAPSLHASELFPALPHKTVGVQVKVQNFSAADAAQIKAAGFSFVRLGAWSDSLGDKTYQKQLGDAFAAAGSAGLPVLMTVRAIKPLSADPATAGTAFASAVARLEQTYGSQLVAIEIWNEPDLDTYWPTGNFSTTFAPFMSAMCKALQDNPTTTPVIGFGFARPPSAGSASTVALNSILGTYPKCLSAISYHPYGMTATQISNAQTFIQQNFHLPGVISEWGISALASNGGPDGQATKIAAFIADVKRLQIPLTSIYEWKNSDSGSNDREKNFGLQTSNGQPKPAEAAVRTQLESE, from the coding sequence ATGAAATCAGCACATCTCATTCGTCTCGGCGCCCTTTCCCTGTTAATGCTCAGTGCAGCGCCTTCGCTCCACGCCAGCGAGCTGTTCCCCGCCCTCCCCCACAAAACGGTCGGCGTTCAGGTCAAAGTCCAGAATTTTTCCGCCGCTGATGCCGCGCAGATCAAGGCAGCGGGTTTCAGCTTCGTGCGCCTGGGCGCGTGGAGCGACAGCCTGGGCGACAAGACCTATCAGAAACAGCTCGGCGATGCGTTTGCCGCCGCCGGATCCGCCGGCTTGCCAGTGCTGATGACGGTACGCGCCATCAAACCGCTGTCGGCAGACCCGGCCACCGCCGGCACGGCGTTTGCCAGCGCGGTCGCCCGCCTTGAGCAGACCTACGGCTCTCAACTGGTCGCGATTGAAATCTGGAATGAACCGGATCTGGACACGTACTGGCCCACGGGCAATTTCAGCACCACGTTTGCGCCTTTCATGAGCGCGATGTGCAAGGCGCTGCAAGACAATCCCACCACCACTCCCGTGATCGGTTTCGGCTTCGCCCGGCCACCAAGCGCCGGTTCGGCCTCGACCGTAGCGCTGAACAGCATTCTCGGTACGTATCCCAAGTGTTTGAGCGCCATTTCCTACCACCCCTATGGCATGACGGCGACGCAGATCAGCAATGCGCAGACCTTCATCCAGCAGAACTTCCACCTGCCTGGCGTCATCAGTGAATGGGGGATTTCAGCACTTGCCTCCAACGGTGGTCCCGACGGACAGGCCACCAAGATCGCAGCGTTCATTGCCGATGTGAAACGACTGCAGATTCCGCTGACTTCGATCTACGAATGGAAAAACAGTGATTCGGGGAGCAATGACCGAGAGAAGAATTTCGGCTTGCAGACCTCGAACGGGCAACCGAAGCCCGCAGAAGCGGCCGTCAGAACGCAGCTGGAGTCCGAATAG
- the tal gene encoding transaldolase: MTSKLEQLKQFTTVVADTGDFEAISRVKPVDATTNPSLLLKAAAIPAYAELLNAAVRDCKGDVGLASDRFGVAVGQEILKVIPGRISTEVDARLSFDKDAMLKRAHRLIELYDKAGVGRDRVLIKIASTWEGIRAAEVLEKEGIQTNLTLLFSFAQAAACADAGVFLISPFVGRIYDWYKKANGNDYTGADDPGVQSVTRIYNYYKANDYKTVVMGASFRNLNQIEQLAGCDRLTISPDLIDKLAADTGKLERKLAPGHAGEARLSLNESQFRWLSNEDAMATEKLAEGIRQFARDQEKLEALLQAKL, from the coding sequence ATGACTTCCAAGCTGGAACAACTCAAACAGTTCACCACCGTGGTTGCCGACACCGGCGACTTCGAAGCGATTTCCCGGGTCAAGCCGGTCGACGCCACCACCAACCCTTCCCTGCTGCTCAAGGCGGCGGCCATTCCGGCCTATGCCGAGCTGCTGAACGCCGCCGTTCGCGACTGCAAGGGCGATGTCGGCCTGGCCAGTGACCGCTTTGGCGTCGCGGTGGGTCAGGAAATCCTCAAAGTGATTCCGGGCCGCATTTCCACCGAAGTGGATGCGCGCCTGTCGTTCGACAAGGACGCGATGCTCAAGCGTGCGCATCGCCTGATCGAGCTGTACGACAAGGCCGGCGTCGGCCGCGACCGCGTACTGATCAAGATCGCTTCGACCTGGGAAGGCATCCGGGCCGCCGAAGTACTGGAGAAGGAAGGCATCCAGACCAACCTGACCCTGCTGTTCTCCTTCGCTCAGGCCGCTGCTTGCGCCGACGCCGGCGTGTTCCTGATTTCGCCGTTCGTGGGTCGCATCTACGACTGGTACAAGAAGGCCAACGGCAACGACTATACCGGCGCCGATGATCCGGGCGTACAGTCCGTGACGCGCATCTACAACTACTACAAGGCCAATGACTACAAGACCGTGGTCATGGGCGCGAGCTTCCGCAACCTCAACCAGATCGAGCAACTGGCCGGCTGCGACCGCCTGACCATCAGTCCGGACCTGATCGACAAGCTGGCAGCAGACACCGGCAAACTGGAGCGCAAACTGGCCCCCGGTCACGCCGGCGAAGCACGTCTGAGCCTCAACGAATCGCAATTCCGCTGGTTGTCCAACGAAGATGCGATGGCCACCGAGAAACTGGCCGAAGGCATTCGTCAGTTTGCCCGCGACCAGGAAAAACTCGAGGCGCTGCTGCAAGCCAAGCTGTAA
- the rssC gene encoding anti-sigma factor antagonist RssC yields the protein MSTGRIQFAEQDGTFVLKFVGEVRLTLCSALDATIEKIFTALNFNAIVIDLTETRSIDSTTLGLLAKLSILSRQKVGLLPTVVTTHDDITRLLQSMGFEQVFNIVNHPVPCPECLDDLPDQDQSEEVVRIKVLEAHKILMGLNDSNREAFHDLVNALERH from the coding sequence ATGAGTACCGGTAGAATCCAGTTCGCCGAGCAGGACGGCACCTTCGTCCTGAAGTTCGTCGGTGAAGTTCGCCTGACCCTGTGTTCGGCGTTGGATGCGACTATTGAAAAGATCTTCACCGCGCTGAATTTCAACGCGATCGTGATCGATCTGACCGAAACCCGGAGCATCGACAGCACCACGCTGGGTCTGCTGGCCAAGCTGTCGATCCTGTCGCGGCAAAAGGTCGGCCTGCTGCCGACCGTGGTCACCACCCACGACGACATCACCCGTCTGCTGCAATCGATGGGTTTCGAGCAGGTGTTCAATATCGTCAACCATCCCGTGCCTTGCCCGGAATGCCTCGATGACCTGCCGGATCAGGATCAGTCTGAGGAAGTCGTGCGGATCAAGGTGCTGGAAGCGCACAAGATCCTCATGGGCCTGAACGACTCCAACCGCGAAGCCTTCCATGATCTGGTGAATGCCCTCGAAAGGCATTGA
- the rssB gene encoding two-component system response regulator RssB, giving the protein MPKTSATLLIIDDDEVVRASLAAYLEDSGFSVLQASNGQQGLQVFEQDKPDLVICDLRMPQMGGLELIRQVTERSPQTPVIVVSGAGVMNDAVEALRLGAADYLIKPLEDLAVLEHSVRRALDRARLLLENQRYREKLEKANRELEASLNLLQEDQNAGRQVQMNMLPESPWTIDAFKFAHQIIPSLYLSGDFVDYFRVDERRVAFYLADVSGHGASSAFVTVLLKFMTTRLLFESKRNGTLPEFKPSEVLGHINRGLISCKLGKHVTMVGGVIDEETGLLTYSIGGHLPLPVLYTPDSVRYLEGRGLPVGLFNEATYEDHVLELPPTFSLTLMSDGILDLLPEPTLKEKEAALPQRVKSAGGSLDGLRQVFGLATLGEMPDDIALLVLSRNL; this is encoded by the coding sequence ATGCCAAAAACCAGTGCCACGCTGCTGATAATCGATGATGACGAAGTAGTGCGCGCGAGCCTCGCGGCCTATTTGGAAGACAGTGGTTTCAGCGTCTTGCAGGCCAGTAACGGCCAGCAGGGTCTTCAGGTATTCGAGCAAGACAAGCCCGACTTGGTCATCTGCGATCTGCGCATGCCGCAGATGGGCGGTCTCGAACTCATTCGTCAGGTCACCGAGCGGTCACCACAGACGCCTGTGATCGTGGTTTCGGGTGCCGGCGTGATGAACGACGCGGTCGAGGCCCTGCGCCTGGGCGCGGCGGATTACCTGATCAAGCCTCTCGAAGATCTGGCCGTGCTCGAGCACTCCGTGCGCCGGGCTCTGGATCGTGCGCGTCTGCTGCTGGAAAACCAGCGCTACCGCGAGAAGCTGGAAAAGGCCAACCGTGAGCTCGAAGCCAGCCTGAATCTGCTTCAGGAAGACCAGAACGCCGGTCGCCAGGTGCAGATGAACATGCTGCCGGAAAGCCCCTGGACCATCGACGCGTTCAAATTCGCCCACCAGATCATCCCGTCGTTGTACCTGTCGGGTGATTTTGTCGATTATTTCCGGGTGGACGAGCGTCGGGTCGCGTTCTATCTGGCGGATGTGTCGGGCCATGGCGCCTCTTCGGCGTTCGTCACCGTACTGCTGAAGTTCATGACCACGCGCCTGTTGTTCGAGTCCAAGCGCAACGGCACCTTGCCGGAATTCAAGCCTTCGGAAGTCCTTGGTCATATCAACCGGGGGCTGATCAGTTGTAAGCTGGGTAAACACGTCACAATGGTCGGTGGAGTCATCGACGAGGAGACCGGTTTGTTGACCTATAGCATCGGCGGCCATCTGCCGTTGCCTGTGTTGTACACGCCTGACAGTGTTCGCTACCTCGAAGGGCGCGGCCTGCCCGTGGGGCTTTTCAACGAAGCCACCTACGAAGACCACGTGCTCGAGCTGCCACCGACGTTCAGCCTGACGCTGATGTCTGATGGCATTCTGGATCTTTTGCCAGAACCCACACTCAAAGAGAAAGAAGCTGCCTTGCCCCAACGGGTCAAGTCGGCGGGCGGCAGCCTGGATGGCCTGCGGCAGGTTTTTGGATTGGCCACGCTAGGGGAGATGCCGGATGATATCGCCTTGTTGGTGTTGAGCAGGAATCTTTAA
- a CDS encoding VacJ family lipoprotein, with protein sequence MRWSNPLAQLCVCASVMLVPFVAQAATEEDPWESVNRPIFQFNDFVDTYALKPLAQGYEYVTPQFLEDGIHNMFRNVGDITNLANNILQAKPAAAGVDTARLIFNTTFGLLGFFDVGTKMGLQRSDEDFGQTLGYWGVSSGPYVMLPLLGPSTLRDAPSKYVDTYTAPYRYMNDIPARNTIYGLNIVDTRASLLSSEKLISGDKYTFIRNAYLQNREFKVKDGHVEDDF encoded by the coding sequence ATGCGCTGGAGCAACCCTCTCGCTCAGCTTTGTGTATGCGCCAGCGTGATGCTGGTTCCGTTCGTTGCCCAGGCGGCAACGGAAGAAGACCCTTGGGAAAGCGTCAACCGTCCGATCTTCCAGTTCAACGACTTCGTCGACACTTACGCGCTGAAACCTCTGGCGCAGGGCTATGAATATGTAACGCCGCAATTCCTGGAAGACGGCATCCACAACATGTTCCGCAACGTCGGCGATATCACCAACCTGGCGAACAACATCCTGCAGGCCAAACCGGCCGCCGCCGGTGTCGACACCGCGCGTTTGATCTTCAACACCACCTTCGGCCTGCTGGGCTTCTTCGATGTGGGCACCAAGATGGGCCTGCAGCGTAGTGATGAAGACTTCGGCCAGACCCTCGGCTACTGGGGCGTCAGCAGCGGTCCGTACGTGATGCTGCCGTTGCTCGGCCCGAGCACCCTGCGTGATGCGCCGTCCAAGTACGTAGACACCTACACCGCACCGTACCGCTACATGAACGACATCCCGGCGCGCAACACCATCTACGGCCTGAACATCGTCGACACCCGCGCCAGCCTGCTGTCCAGCGAGAAGCTGATCAGCGGCGACAAGTACACTTTCATCCGCAATGCCTACCTGCAGAACCGCGAGTTCAAGGTCAAGGACGGCCACGTCGAAGACGATTTTTGA
- a CDS encoding phosphatase, which produces MPQAEALPLSAPNLTAVLFGLSGCLVDFGARARDHASPGTEHADATPGALDSLRSLQRQLIPCAWLDDLPPALSQVLASGLPDWIKPSQHSATHNPWPAPNACWQALMTLNVDRLDGCVLVSGEPRLLQSGLNAGLWTIGLASCGSLCGLTPSEWQDLSQKEREQLRGKATVQLFGLGVHSVIDHLGELDTCLADISLRRLKGEKP; this is translated from the coding sequence ATGCCTCAAGCCGAAGCCTTGCCCCTGTCCGCCCCCAACCTGACGGCCGTGCTGTTCGGGCTCAGCGGTTGCCTGGTGGACTTCGGCGCCCGTGCCCGCGATCACGCCAGCCCCGGCACAGAGCACGCCGACGCCACGCCAGGCGCGCTCGACAGCCTGCGCAGCTTGCAGCGCCAACTGATCCCCTGCGCCTGGCTCGATGACTTGCCCCCTGCCCTCTCCCAAGTACTTGCATCCGGGTTGCCTGACTGGATCAAACCTTCGCAACATTCGGCAACACACAATCCATGGCCGGCACCGAATGCCTGCTGGCAAGCCCTGATGACGTTGAATGTCGATCGCCTGGACGGCTGCGTGTTGGTCAGTGGCGAACCGCGTTTACTGCAATCGGGCCTGAATGCCGGGCTGTGGACCATTGGCCTGGCGTCCTGCGGCTCACTCTGCGGCCTGACCCCGAGCGAATGGCAAGACCTCAGTCAGAAAGAACGCGAACAACTGCGCGGCAAGGCCACGGTGCAACTATTCGGCCTGGGCGTGCACTCGGTGATCGATCATCTGGGCGAACTCGACACCTGCCTGGCGGACATCAGTCTGCGCCGCCTCAAAGGCGAAAAGCCCTGA
- a CDS encoding DUF4404 family protein, with translation MPARELQEQLNTLREQLDQNPPLSEAERADLHALMQQIELELELETKTQDSNLADGVNLAVERFELEHPTIAGTLRNIVNSLVSMGI, from the coding sequence ATGCCCGCCCGCGAACTGCAAGAACAGCTCAACACCCTGCGCGAGCAACTGGATCAGAATCCGCCGCTGTCGGAAGCCGAGCGCGCAGACCTGCACGCACTGATGCAACAGATCGAACTGGAACTTGAACTGGAAACCAAAACCCAGGATTCCAATCTCGCCGATGGCGTGAACCTGGCCGTCGAACGCTTCGAACTCGAACACCCCACCATCGCCGGTACCCTGCGCAACATCGTGAATTCCCTGGTCAGCATGGGAATCTGA
- the queF gene encoding NADPH-dependent 7-cyano-7-deazaguanine reductase QueF (Catalyzes the NADPH-dependent reduction of 7-cyano-7-deazaguanine (preQ0) to 7-aminomethyl-7-deazaguanine (preQ1) in queuosine biosynthesis) yields the protein MHPAAEHSPLGKSSEYIATYTPSLLFPIPRTAKWAELGLTAETLPYKGVDFWNCFELSWLLPSGKPVVAIGEFSIPADSPNIIESKSFKLYLNSLNQTPFADTESLEATLVKDLSAAAGKPVGVRVRSLKEVEAEGVVALPGVCIDDLDISVSNYEHPRPELLRCDDSRVVEESVHSHLLKSNCPVTSQPDWGSVVVEYRGAALDHASLLEYIVSFRQHSDFHEQCVERIFLDLQRLLKPEKLTVFARYVRRGGLDINPYRSTESVQLPNHRLVRQ from the coding sequence ATGCATCCCGCAGCCGAACATTCGCCGCTGGGCAAGTCCAGCGAATACATCGCCACTTACACACCGTCCTTGCTGTTCCCGATTCCGCGCACCGCGAAGTGGGCGGAGCTGGGCCTGACCGCCGAAACCCTACCGTATAAAGGTGTGGATTTCTGGAACTGCTTCGAACTGTCGTGGCTGCTGCCGTCGGGAAAACCGGTGGTGGCGATCGGCGAATTCAGCATTCCGGCGGACTCGCCGAACATCATCGAATCCAAGTCCTTCAAGCTGTACCTGAACTCGTTGAACCAGACCCCGTTCGCCGATACAGAGAGCCTGGAGGCAACGCTGGTCAAGGACTTGTCCGCCGCTGCCGGCAAGCCGGTGGGGGTGCGGGTTCGCAGCCTGAAAGAGGTCGAAGCCGAAGGCGTGGTCGCGCTGCCGGGTGTGTGCATTGATGACCTGGATATCAGCGTCAGCAACTACGAACATCCGCGTCCCGAACTGCTGCGCTGCGACGATTCGCGCGTGGTGGAGGAGAGCGTGCACAGTCATCTGCTCAAATCCAACTGCCCGGTGACCAGCCAGCCGGACTGGGGCAGTGTGGTGGTGGAATATCGGGGCGCGGCGCTGGATCACGCCAGTCTGTTGGAATACATCGTCAGCTTCCGCCAGCACTCGGACTTCCATGAGCAATGCGTTGAGCGGATTTTCCTCGACCTGCAGCGTTTGCTGAAACCGGAAAAACTGACGGTGTTCGCACGTTACGTGCGCCGGGGCGGGCTGGATATCAACCCGTACCGCAGCACGGAAAGTGTGCAGTTGCCGAACCATCGCCTGGTTCGTCAGTAA
- a CDS encoding cupredoxin family protein translates to MFLRNPLAVAACLLALSSSVWADPAHTYDFGQSAPAAKASRSIKVVMGDMSFDPKAIDIKAGETIRFVLVNKGQLLHEFNLGDAAMHAKHQQEMLQMQQSGMLTPTGMKEMSHDMAGMDHGSMGHVMKHDDPNSVLVEPGKTAELTWTFNKATSLEFACNIPGHYQAGMVGKLTVSQ, encoded by the coding sequence ATGTTTTTGCGCAACCCTCTGGCCGTCGCCGCCTGTTTGCTGGCGCTGAGTTCATCCGTCTGGGCCGACCCTGCGCACACGTATGACTTCGGCCAGTCGGCGCCGGCCGCCAAGGCCAGTCGTAGCATTAAAGTGGTGATGGGCGACATGTCGTTCGATCCGAAGGCCATCGACATCAAGGCCGGTGAGACCATTCGTTTTGTTTTGGTGAATAAAGGCCAGTTGCTGCACGAATTCAACCTCGGCGATGCAGCGATGCATGCCAAACATCAGCAGGAAATGTTGCAGATGCAGCAAAGCGGCATGCTGACGCCGACCGGCATGAAGGAAATGTCCCACGATATGGCGGGCATGGATCATGGTTCGATGGGGCACGTCATGAAGCACGACGACCCTAACAGCGTGCTGGTCGAGCCCGGCAAGACCGCCGAGTTGACCTGGACCTTCAACAAGGCGACCAGCCTGGAGTTTGCCTGCAATATTCCCGGGCACTACCAGGCCGGAATGGTCGGCAAACTGACTGTCAGTCAGTAA